In Streptomyces paludis, the genomic stretch GCCAGAACACGGCCGGGACGCCGGTGGCGCGGGCGCGGGTGACGGCGAGCTTGACCCAGTCGCGGATCGGGGCGTCCTTGGCCTGGCAGGCGCGGAAGATGTCCCCGGCGGCGACGGTCTGCTCCAGGACGGTGTTGCCGGCCGTGTCGACCAGGCGGACCGTGCCGGCGGCCGGGATCTCGAAGGTCTTGTCGTGGCTGCCGTACTCCTCGGCCTTCTGCGCCATCAGACCGACGTTGGGCACCGAGCCCATCGTGGACGGGTCGAAGGCGCCGTGGGCGCGGCAGTCGTCGAGGACGGTCTGGTAGACGCCGGAGTAGCTGTGGTCCGGCAGCACCGCGAGGGTGTCGGCCTCCTGGCCGTCCGGGCCCCACATGTGGCCGGAGGTGCGGATCATGGCCGGCATGGAGGCGTCGACGATGACATCGCTCGGTACGTGCAGGTTGGTGATGCCCTTGTCGGAGTCGACCATCGCCAGCGCGGGACCTTCGGCGATCTCGGCGTCGAAGGACGCCTTGATCGCGTCACCGTCGGCCAGCGTCTCCAGGCCCTTGAGGATGCCGCCGAGGCCGTCGTTGGGGCTGAGACCGGCGGCGGCGAGGGTCTCGCCGTACGCCGCGAAGGTCTTCGGGAAGAAGGCCCGCACGACATGGCCGAAGATGATCGGGTCGGAGACCTTCATCATCGTGGCCTTGAGGTGTACGGAGAACAGCACGCCCTCGGCCTTGGCACGGGCGACCTGCGCCGTCAGGAACGTACGCAGCGCGGCCACGCGCAGCACCGACGCGTCGAGGACCTCGCCCGCGAGGACCGGGACCGACTCGCGCAGCACGGTGGTGGTGCCGTCCTCGGCGACCAGCTCGATACGCAGCGTGCCGTCCTCGGCGACGACGACGGACTTCTCGGTGGAGGCGAAGTCGTCGGCGCTCATGGTGGCGACGTTCGTCTTCGACTCGGGGGTCCAGGCGCCCATACGGTGCGGGTGGGCCTTGGCGTAGTTCTTCACGGCCGCCGGGGCGCGGCGGTCGGAGTTGCCCTCGCGCAGGACCGGGTTGACGGCGCTGCCCTTGATCTTGTCGTAGCGCGCGCGGACATCGCGGTCCTCGTCGCTCTTGGGGTCGTCCGGGTAGTCCGGCAGCGCGTATCCCTGCTGCTGGAGTTCGGCGACGGCCGCCTTGAGCTGCGGGATCGAGGCCGAGATGTTCGGCAGCTTGATGATGTTGGCACCGGGGGTCCTGGCCAGCTCGCCCAGCTCCGCGAGCGCGTCGTCGATCCGGCGGCTCTCCTCCAGGTACTCGGGGAAGGCGGCGATGATCCGGCCGGCCAGGGAGATGTCCCGGCTCTCCACGGCGACCCCGGCCGTCGAGGCGTACGCCTCGACCACCGGCAGGAACGAATACGTCGCCAGGGCCGGGGCCTCGTCGGTGTGCGTATAGATGATGGTCGAGTCAGTCACCGGTGCTCCGCTCCACGTCTGCAACATTGCTCGACATCAAGATATCTCGTGACCCCGCTCCCCGGGACAGGGCCCCGCCCACCCCGGCCGGGGTGGGCGGTCCGGGCCGGTCAGGGGGTCCGGTCGGCGGCGGCCAGGAGCGCGGCGATGTCCAGCTTCTTCATCCCGAGCATGGCCTTCATGGCCCGCTGGGCACGCTCCTGGTCCGGGTCGGTGAGCAGCTCGGCCATCGCGTCGGGCACCACCTGCCACGACAGGCCGTACCGGTCCTTCAGCCAGCCGCAGGGGCCCTCCTCGCCGCCTGCGGAGAGGGTGTTCCAGTAGTAGTCGACCTCCTCCTGGTCCGCGCAGCCGACCGAGAACGAGACGGCCTCGCTGAAGGTGAACTCCGGGCCGCCGTTGATCGCGGTGTATGCCTGGCCGTCGAGGACGAAGTCCACGGTCAGGGTGGTGCCGGCGGGCCGGGGACCGGCCTCCCCGTAGTACGAGATACCGGTGATCCGGGAGTTCGGGAAGACGGACACATAGAACTCCGCGGCCGCCTCGCTCTCGGTGTCGAACCAGAGGTTGGGGGTGATCCGGGGCATCGCTCTCTCCTCCACGTCGGTACGCGCCGGGCGGGGCGGTGGC encodes the following:
- a CDS encoding VOC family protein — its product is MPRITPNLWFDTESEAAAEFYVSVFPNSRITGISYYGEAGPRPAGTTLTVDFVLDGQAYTAINGGPEFTFSEAVSFSVGCADQEEVDYYWNTLSAGGEEGPCGWLKDRYGLSWQVVPDAMAELLTDPDQERAQRAMKAMLGMKKLDIAALLAAADRTP
- a CDS encoding NADP-dependent isocitrate dehydrogenase gives rise to the protein MTDSTIIYTHTDEAPALATYSFLPVVEAYASTAGVAVESRDISLAGRIIAAFPEYLEESRRIDDALAELGELARTPGANIIKLPNISASIPQLKAAVAELQQQGYALPDYPDDPKSDEDRDVRARYDKIKGSAVNPVLREGNSDRRAPAAVKNYAKAHPHRMGAWTPESKTNVATMSADDFASTEKSVVVAEDGTLRIELVAEDGTTTVLRESVPVLAGEVLDASVLRVAALRTFLTAQVARAKAEGVLFSVHLKATMMKVSDPIIFGHVVRAFFPKTFAAYGETLAAAGLSPNDGLGGILKGLETLADGDAIKASFDAEIAEGPALAMVDSDKGITNLHVPSDVIVDASMPAMIRTSGHMWGPDGQEADTLAVLPDHSYSGVYQTVLDDCRAHGAFDPSTMGSVPNVGLMAQKAEEYGSHDKTFEIPAAGTVRLVDTAGNTVLEQTVAAGDIFRACQAKDAPIRDWVKLAVTRARATGVPAVFWLDENRAHDAQLIAKVKAYLPEHDTEGLRIEIMSPVDATAFSLERIRRGEDTISVTGNVLRDYLTDLFPILELGTSAKMLSVVPLMNGGGLFETGAGGSAPKHVQQLVKENYLRWDSLGEFFALAASFEHLAQTTDNARAQVLADTLDRATGTFLNEDKSPSRRVGGIDNRGSHFYLALYWAQELAAQTDDVQLAAAFEALAKTLTEQESTIVGELNAVQGSPADIGGYYQPDPAKAAAVMRPSATLNQALATLA